One Polyangiaceae bacterium genomic window carries:
- a CDS encoding DNA-processing protein DprA: protein MHTTIVLQPDHPSYPASLYVLGKPDKPPPTLYLRGTLPLQPAVAIVGRRAASREAAAFTRSLVHDLAGADLSIWSGGAVGVDAAAHLAALEAGTPTVVVMGAGLDCPYPPEHVRLYERILDTGGALLSRLPDPYPPRPFNFLARNQILAALTLATIVVEAGLRSGARSTAAWARRLGRPLCVVPHAPWSHAGAGCAEELARGARAVTSAADVLNTLGLPPPSKNRSMSHPTTLSGQARLSFPATMGEPDQVLLHAVRQTAPSPNLELGTFEQTVLSAIGYEPMHIDVICDTVGAPLPAVVGALLTLTLQTVVVEGPAGCYRRGVR, encoded by the coding sequence GTGCACACCACCATCGTCCTCCAGCCCGACCACCCCTCGTACCCAGCTTCCCTCTACGTGCTCGGTAAACCCGACAAACCACCGCCCACCCTTTACCTGCGCGGTACGCTGCCCCTTCAGCCCGCCGTCGCCATCGTCGGACGCCGCGCCGCCAGCCGCGAAGCCGCCGCCTTCACCCGCTCGCTCGTCCACGACCTCGCCGGCGCCGACCTCTCCATCTGGTCCGGCGGCGCCGTCGGCGTCGACGCTGCCGCTCACCTCGCCGCGCTCGAAGCCGGCACTCCCACCGTCGTCGTCATGGGCGCAGGCCTCGATTGCCCCTACCCACCCGAACACGTTCGCCTCTACGAACGCATCCTCGACACCGGCGGCGCCCTCCTCTCACGCCTGCCCGATCCCTATCCACCACGCCCCTTCAACTTCCTCGCCCGCAACCAAATCCTCGCCGCCCTCACCCTCGCCACCATCGTCGTCGAAGCCGGCCTCCGCAGCGGCGCTCGATCCACCGCCGCCTGGGCCCGCCGCCTCGGACGACCCCTCTGCGTCGTGCCTCATGCCCCTTGGAGCCACGCCGGCGCCGGCTGCGCCGAAGAGCTCGCTCGAGGCGCCCGTGCCGTAACGTCCGCGGCCGACGTCCTCAACACCCTCGGTCTGCCCCCACCGTCGAAAAACCGCTCGATGTCCCACCCTACCACGCTATCCGGACAAGCCCGATTGTCCTTCCCTGCCACCATGGGCGAACCTGATCAAGTCCTGCTGCACGCGGTTCGTCAGACCGCTCCTTCGCCCAACTTGGAACTTGGAACCTTCGAGCAAACCGTTTTGAGTGCTATAGGTTACGAACCTATGCACATAGATGTAATTTGTGACACCGTTGGAGCCCCTCTGCCTGCCGTGGTTGGGGCACTCTTGACGTTGACACTGCAGACCGTAGTAGTAGAGGGCCCCGCCGGCTGCTACCGGAGGGGCGTCCGGTAG
- a CDS encoding DUF4215 domain-containing protein yields the protein MQRFSNSLGFMARMGLAGLVVMASVAGCEGDVATTSTGSGGSVKCGNAVVEGDEACDDGNDVSGDGCEADCSYSCDNSTPETGNVKCDDGNWCNGPETCSDAHVCTPGQNADDGTSCGNGQICIAGACLADICGDGYVNAIEECDDGNMMDGDGCDSCQFSCVSDDPTRNCSNVDPCMGTTCDDATHTCGNPIGDGDVCALASVCVGGACSPTVCGDGVQHLGEACDDGNTVDGDGCQADCTLLPSGSVCGNGMREAGEHCDDSNTTNLDGCDSACKFEHVQRATWLKLQFGTEAPFCPVNQLGGAISAAAQGQIQGSIDMGVQNGSISVLFKTLGLDDASGKADPKVEVGVLAGSPVMGAMYDGTSDLDWWYTISQLSIDANRNPLDKLVGYVSASTLHAGPGNLTLAINFAGTPATLRMSGARLTASIGAVSTPLMSAGTTPGHLASENLDPALQTYASTGQPEDTGAGKLCGNVGATSLDKVPIPADLASGGQLACDQGYTVQNSLLDVIVGGCNVFGIVSVISPTQPDQVDSSAPVAGAGGPYTLVANGMTKIVDGCRDANNQSVDFATCLEAAAYSSYFKFASGRVIGK from the coding sequence GTGCAAAGGTTTTCGAATTCGCTTGGATTCATGGCTCGTATGGGGCTCGCGGGGCTCGTCGTGATGGCGTCCGTCGCCGGGTGCGAAGGTGACGTCGCCACCACGTCCACGGGCTCGGGCGGCAGTGTGAAGTGTGGCAACGCGGTCGTCGAAGGCGACGAGGCGTGTGACGATGGCAATGACGTGAGCGGTGACGGTTGCGAGGCCGATTGCTCTTACTCGTGCGACAACAGCACGCCAGAAACCGGAAATGTGAAATGCGACGACGGTAACTGGTGCAATGGCCCCGAGACGTGTAGCGACGCCCACGTCTGCACGCCTGGGCAAAACGCGGACGATGGCACATCGTGTGGCAATGGCCAAATCTGCATTGCGGGCGCCTGTCTTGCCGACATCTGCGGCGATGGATATGTCAACGCAATCGAAGAATGCGACGACGGAAACATGATGGACGGCGACGGCTGCGATTCCTGCCAGTTCAGTTGCGTCTCGGATGACCCAACGCGCAACTGCTCGAACGTCGATCCGTGCATGGGCACCACGTGCGACGACGCTACGCATACCTGCGGCAATCCCATTGGCGATGGCGACGTCTGCGCGCTGGCATCGGTCTGCGTTGGTGGCGCCTGCTCGCCCACGGTGTGCGGCGACGGCGTCCAGCATCTCGGTGAAGCCTGCGACGACGGCAATACCGTCGATGGCGATGGCTGCCAAGCCGATTGCACGCTGCTCCCCTCGGGATCGGTCTGCGGCAATGGCATGCGCGAGGCTGGCGAGCATTGCGACGACAGCAATACGACGAACCTCGACGGCTGCGATTCCGCGTGCAAATTCGAGCACGTACAGCGCGCCACGTGGCTCAAGCTGCAATTTGGCACAGAAGCTCCGTTCTGCCCCGTGAATCAGCTCGGAGGCGCCATTTCTGCCGCGGCGCAAGGCCAGATTCAAGGCTCGATCGACATGGGCGTTCAAAACGGTTCTATCAGCGTCTTGTTCAAAACGCTCGGCCTCGACGACGCCAGCGGCAAGGCCGATCCCAAGGTCGAGGTTGGCGTATTGGCCGGATCGCCCGTCATGGGCGCCATGTACGACGGCACGAGCGATCTCGATTGGTGGTACACGATAAGCCAGCTTTCCATCGATGCGAACCGCAATCCGCTCGACAAGCTCGTGGGCTACGTTTCGGCGAGTACGCTGCATGCGGGTCCGGGTAACCTCACGCTCGCCATCAACTTCGCGGGCACGCCTGCGACGCTCAGGATGAGCGGCGCGCGATTGACGGCATCCATTGGCGCGGTGAGCACGCCGCTTATGTCGGCGGGCACGACGCCGGGCCACCTTGCATCGGAGAACCTCGACCCGGCGCTGCAGACGTATGCGAGCACGGGGCAACCGGAGGACACGGGTGCGGGCAAGCTATGCGGCAATGTTGGTGCGACGTCGCTCGACAAGGTGCCCATACCGGCGGACCTCGCGTCCGGGGGCCAGCTCGCCTGCGATCAGGGATACACCGTGCAAAACTCGTTGCTCGACGTCATCGTTGGCGGATGCAACGTATTCGGCATCGTCAGCGTTATCAGCCCAACCCAGCCCGATCAGGTTGATTCAAGCGCGCCGGTCGCGGGTGCGGGCGGCCCATATACGCTCGTGGCGAACGGTATGACGAAGATCGTCGACGGCTGTCGGGATGCGAACAACCAGAGCGTCGACTTCGCTACCTGCCTCGAGGCTGCGGCGTATTCTTCCTACTTCAAATTCGCGTCCGGCCGCGTGATTGGCAAATAG
- the topA gene encoding type I DNA topoisomerase, with product MTKTLVIVESPAKAKTIKKYLGTGFDVIASKGHLKDLPKNQNAVDVAKDFTEKYEVIEGKEKILEELKAAAKKADTVLLATDPDREGEAIAFHISEEIQDDKLKVARVEFHEITKRGVDQGVNHPRPLDANLYDAQRARRVLDRIVGYDVSALVWSKLAFGLSAGRVQSVALRLITDREKEIEAFVPQEYWNVSATLSAPNGSSFGAKLAGANGEKIEVTNGERAADVKLDLETAKLKVARVTRREQKRNPPAPYTTSKLQQDATNLLHFGAKRTMQIAQALYEGIDLKQDGGPVGLITYMRTDSTRVSDDAIAEVRTAIEKRYGKAFVPDKPNVYKTKKSAQDAHEAIRPTNVDLHPDSIKKHLKDEQYKLYKLIWNRFVASQMTPAVYDRTTVEMQAKTTRPDALHREYLLRSTGRVLKASGWLEVTEGQREFAGDEETDAQAAPEAPETEKTVAAPAEEDSDALLPELNEGDEPKLVSPPGVLTEQKFTQPPPRYNEGSLVRELEKRGIGRPSTYAEIISKVQQRAYVEKLPGGAFQPTMLGKFVVDGLVRSNLDFMDPNFTAQMEEELDEVGTGNLKREALLKRFYKRFREQLDKSKKLASWKPPSEKTDIVCEECGDGFMVKKWGKNGWFLSCERYPKCKGTRDLGVDGTSAASVRETDIHCNECDKLMVVRSGRYGDFLSCTGYPSCKNTRPVPLGVACPQCGGDLIEVRPRKKGGRTFYGCSNFNAEQKCEFKLWAKPVPIPCPACGAEFLTRAGGKTPMLVCATKECSHKQELTEEIEADLAARPIVAPKGGLAPRIPRDDEDDEGSSKSKAKAKASDKDKPKAKAKGDDKPKAKAKAKKPVAKKAAEAKPAGKASGMKIIKRKAGDGRSARASD from the coding sequence ATGACCAAGACACTCGTCATCGTGGAGTCGCCGGCAAAGGCGAAGACGATCAAGAAGTACCTGGGTACGGGCTTCGACGTCATTGCCTCGAAGGGGCATTTGAAGGACCTGCCCAAGAACCAGAACGCCGTCGACGTCGCCAAGGACTTCACCGAGAAGTACGAGGTCATCGAGGGCAAGGAGAAGATCCTGGAGGAGCTCAAGGCGGCGGCGAAGAAGGCGGACACCGTGCTTCTCGCGACCGACCCTGATCGCGAAGGTGAAGCGATCGCGTTTCACATTTCCGAAGAGATCCAGGACGACAAGCTCAAGGTGGCGCGCGTCGAGTTTCACGAGATCACCAAGCGCGGCGTCGACCAAGGGGTGAATCATCCGCGGCCGCTCGATGCGAACTTGTACGACGCGCAAAGGGCGCGCCGCGTGCTCGATCGCATCGTCGGCTACGACGTCTCGGCGCTCGTTTGGTCGAAGCTCGCGTTCGGTCTGTCCGCGGGTCGCGTGCAGTCCGTTGCGCTGCGCCTGATCACCGATCGCGAGAAGGAAATCGAAGCGTTCGTCCCGCAGGAATACTGGAACGTTTCGGCGACGCTGTCCGCTCCGAATGGGTCGTCCTTCGGCGCAAAACTTGCCGGCGCAAACGGCGAGAAGATCGAGGTGACGAACGGCGAGCGCGCTGCCGACGTGAAGCTCGACCTGGAGACCGCGAAGCTCAAGGTCGCTCGCGTGACGAGGCGCGAGCAGAAGCGCAATCCGCCGGCGCCGTACACGACGTCGAAGCTGCAGCAGGACGCGACAAACCTTCTGCACTTCGGCGCCAAGCGCACGATGCAGATCGCGCAAGCGCTCTACGAGGGCATCGATCTGAAGCAAGACGGCGGCCCCGTCGGTCTCATCACGTACATGCGTACCGACTCGACACGCGTCAGCGACGACGCGATCGCCGAAGTGCGCACCGCCATCGAAAAGCGCTACGGCAAGGCGTTCGTTCCGGACAAACCGAACGTCTACAAGACGAAGAAGAGCGCGCAGGACGCGCACGAAGCGATTCGTCCGACGAACGTCGACTTGCATCCGGACTCGATCAAGAAGCACCTGAAGGACGAGCAGTACAAACTCTACAAGCTCATCTGGAACCGCTTCGTCGCGTCGCAGATGACGCCTGCGGTCTACGATCGAACGACGGTCGAGATGCAGGCGAAGACGACGCGCCCGGATGCGCTTCATCGCGAGTACCTGCTTCGTTCGACGGGCCGCGTGCTCAAGGCGAGCGGGTGGCTCGAGGTGACCGAAGGGCAGCGCGAGTTTGCGGGCGACGAAGAGACCGACGCGCAAGCAGCTCCCGAAGCGCCCGAGACCGAAAAGACGGTTGCAGCGCCTGCAGAAGAAGACAGCGATGCGCTCTTGCCGGAGCTCAACGAAGGTGACGAGCCGAAGCTCGTGAGTCCGCCGGGCGTGTTGACGGAGCAGAAGTTCACGCAGCCGCCGCCGCGGTACAACGAAGGATCGCTGGTGCGCGAGCTGGAAAAACGCGGCATCGGACGGCCTTCGACGTACGCGGAGATCATCAGCAAGGTGCAGCAGCGCGCGTACGTGGAAAAACTCCCGGGCGGCGCGTTCCAACCGACGATGCTCGGCAAGTTTGTCGTGGACGGGCTTGTCCGTTCAAACCTCGACTTCATGGATCCGAACTTCACGGCGCAGATGGAGGAGGAGCTCGACGAGGTTGGTACGGGCAACCTGAAGCGCGAAGCGCTGTTGAAGCGTTTTTACAAGCGTTTCCGCGAGCAGCTCGACAAGTCGAAGAAGCTCGCATCGTGGAAGCCTCCTTCGGAGAAGACCGACATCGTCTGCGAAGAATGCGGCGATGGTTTCATGGTGAAGAAGTGGGGCAAGAACGGTTGGTTCTTGAGCTGCGAGCGGTATCCGAAGTGCAAAGGCACGCGCGATCTCGGCGTCGATGGAACCTCGGCTGCATCGGTGCGCGAGACCGACATTCACTGCAACGAGTGCGACAAACTCATGGTCGTACGCAGCGGGCGCTACGGCGACTTCTTGTCGTGCACGGGTTATCCGAGCTGCAAGAACACGCGCCCGGTGCCGCTCGGTGTGGCGTGTCCGCAGTGCGGAGGTGATCTCATCGAGGTTCGTCCGCGCAAGAAGGGCGGCCGCACGTTCTACGGATGCTCGAACTTCAACGCCGAGCAAAAGTGCGAGTTCAAGCTTTGGGCGAAGCCTGTGCCCATTCCGTGTCCCGCATGTGGAGCGGAGTTCCTCACGCGTGCAGGTGGCAAGACGCCGATGCTCGTGTGTGCAACGAAGGAATGCTCGCACAAGCAAGAGCTGACCGAGGAGATCGAGGCAGATCTTGCGGCGAGGCCGATCGTGGCGCCGAAGGGCGGGCTTGCTCCGCGGATTCCGCGCGACGATGAAGACGACGAGGGGTCGTCGAAGTCGAAGGCGAAGGCCAAGGCGTCCGATAAGGACAAACCGAAGGCCAAGGCGAAGGGCGACGACAAACCCAAGGCGAAGGCCAAGGCGAAGAAGCCCGTAGCCAAGAAGGCGGCCGAAGCCAAACCTGCTGGCAAGGCTTCCGGCATGAAGATCATCAAGCGCAAGGCTGGTGATGGCCGCAGCGCGCGAGCCTCCGACTAG
- a CDS encoding acyl-CoA/acyl-ACP dehydrogenase, with protein sequence MVTGRQVGYVDAAHGGHTVQNKTVVSESELLAEAAKIAETLTKHAAEHDREASLPVEGIDAILASPINTSLHDGASWTAFAQIVGTLAKGDPSAATIWLMHQGASWLLKSLPNHDLAASFESKVRSGAWFGNALSEPTGGNLFLMPLQAAERVEGGWRLSGAKRFVSGCERAEHFLVNALCDGVPGFFLIDKDETIGIEDIWDTMGMRGTRSQLVHFNGTLLPEARRANVSMDAPNPIPVGLPWLSIGIAQAAMEFAIEYAKNRVIPVKNQPLSHLQWVQFAVADMAITLDAATALATRAATATDTRDPRAGILHFEAKVAANEAAAKIAASALKISGGTGYLKKHPIERHFRDAVSGQLMAWSTEVTRDFLGKLLLGLPPG encoded by the coding sequence ATGGTAACGGGGCGCCAGGTAGGTTATGTCGACGCCGCTCATGGAGGTCATACCGTGCAAAACAAGACTGTCGTTTCGGAGAGTGAATTGCTTGCGGAAGCCGCCAAAATTGCAGAAACGTTGACCAAGCACGCTGCCGAACACGACCGAGAGGCTTCGCTGCCCGTCGAGGGGATCGACGCGATCCTCGCGTCGCCCATCAACACATCGCTTCACGATGGAGCAAGTTGGACCGCGTTTGCGCAAATCGTCGGCACCTTGGCGAAGGGCGATCCTTCCGCCGCGACGATATGGCTCATGCATCAAGGTGCCTCGTGGCTCTTGAAAAGCTTGCCGAACCATGACCTTGCAGCATCGTTCGAATCCAAGGTTCGTAGCGGTGCGTGGTTTGGAAATGCGTTGTCCGAGCCTACCGGTGGCAATCTCTTCCTGATGCCGCTACAGGCGGCCGAGCGAGTCGAAGGTGGATGGCGACTTTCGGGTGCCAAACGATTCGTGAGTGGCTGTGAACGGGCAGAGCATTTCCTCGTCAATGCGCTGTGCGACGGCGTGCCGGGATTCTTTCTCATTGACAAGGACGAGACCATCGGGATCGAGGACATTTGGGACACGATGGGTATGCGCGGGACACGCAGCCAGCTCGTTCATTTCAATGGGACGCTTCTCCCCGAAGCTCGTCGGGCAAACGTGAGCATGGACGCGCCGAATCCGATTCCGGTGGGACTTCCCTGGTTATCGATTGGAATCGCGCAGGCGGCGATGGAGTTTGCCATCGAATATGCGAAAAATCGCGTAATACCAGTGAAGAACCAACCGCTCTCCCACTTGCAATGGGTGCAATTCGCGGTGGCAGACATGGCCATCACGCTCGATGCGGCAACGGCGCTTGCGACACGCGCAGCGACGGCGACGGATACGCGGGACCCGCGCGCAGGAATTCTCCATTTCGAGGCGAAAGTGGCGGCGAACGAAGCAGCGGCAAAAATAGCTGCATCGGCGCTCAAGATCTCGGGAGGAACGGGCTATTTGAAAAAGCACCCCATCGAGCGCCATTTTCGCGATGCCGTGAGCGGTCAACTCATGGCGTGGTCGACCGAGGTCACGCGCGATTTCCTCGGAAAATTGCTCTTGGGCCTGCCGCCTGGGTAA
- the trmFO gene encoding methylenetetrahydrofolate--tRNA-(uracil(54)-C(5))-methyltransferase (FADH(2)-oxidizing) TrmFO, whose translation MTNSELSFDVTIVGAGLAGCEAAYQLAERGFRVRLFEMKPAKRTPAQTTDHFAELVCSNSLRGAALANAVGLLKEELRRCGSLVMRNADLTAVPAGGALAVDREKFGAEMTAAMREHPRITVDNREVTEIPAERPVILATGPLTSDALAQSIAAAVGAPHLAYYDAIAPIVAADSIDQTKVWKQSRWGKGTGERDPARKMMAEDAEESGDEAYVNCPFDEAQYKAFVAALVAAEKMEARSFEDVRYFEGCLPCEVMAERGERTLAYGPMKPVGLVNPHTGRRPYAVVQLRPEDRAATAYNLVGFQTRMKYPEQARVFRMIPGLEQAEFLRFGSVHRNTFVDAPKVLGPGMELQAMPGVFVAGQVAGVEGYVESAAAGFLCAVMLSHRLAGKTIVAPPATTALGGILTHLGREQPKYQPSNITWAHIPPLEDPKQRKLVKRARYEAMAARALLDLEPWRVAAL comes from the coding sequence ATGACAAACTCCGAGCTTTCGTTCGACGTGACCATCGTCGGAGCTGGCCTTGCTGGTTGCGAGGCTGCGTATCAACTCGCCGAGCGCGGCTTTCGCGTGCGTCTCTTCGAGATGAAGCCCGCCAAGCGCACGCCCGCGCAAACGACCGATCACTTCGCGGAGCTCGTCTGTTCGAACTCGCTGCGCGGAGCAGCGCTCGCGAACGCCGTGGGGCTGCTCAAGGAAGAACTGCGTCGCTGTGGGTCGCTCGTGATGCGCAACGCGGACCTGACGGCGGTGCCCGCGGGCGGTGCGCTGGCGGTCGATCGGGAAAAGTTTGGTGCGGAGATGACGGCGGCGATGCGTGAGCATCCGCGCATCACGGTGGACAACCGCGAGGTCACGGAGATACCGGCCGAGCGTCCAGTGATATTGGCCACGGGGCCGCTCACGTCGGATGCGCTTGCGCAGAGCATCGCAGCGGCCGTTGGGGCGCCTCATTTGGCGTATTACGACGCCATCGCGCCGATCGTGGCTGCCGACTCGATCGACCAGACGAAAGTGTGGAAGCAGTCGCGCTGGGGCAAGGGAACGGGCGAGCGGGACCCGGCGCGCAAGATGATGGCGGAGGACGCGGAAGAGTCTGGTGATGAAGCGTACGTAAATTGTCCATTCGATGAGGCGCAATACAAAGCTTTCGTCGCGGCGCTCGTTGCGGCGGAAAAGATGGAGGCGCGGTCGTTCGAGGATGTTCGGTACTTCGAGGGGTGTTTGCCGTGTGAGGTCATGGCGGAGCGTGGCGAGCGGACGCTGGCGTATGGTCCGATGAAGCCGGTGGGTTTGGTGAACCCGCATACGGGCAGGCGTCCTTATGCGGTGGTGCAGCTTCGGCCTGAGGATCGGGCGGCGACGGCGTACAACTTGGTCGGTTTTCAGACGCGGATGAAGTATCCCGAGCAGGCGCGGGTATTTCGGATGATACCGGGTCTCGAACAAGCCGAATTTTTACGGTTTGGCTCGGTACATCGAAATACGTTCGTCGATGCGCCCAAGGTGCTTGGTCCTGGGATGGAGCTTCAGGCGATGCCTGGGGTTTTCGTGGCTGGGCAAGTGGCTGGGGTGGAGGGGTATGTGGAGAGCGCTGCGGCGGGGTTTTTGTGTGCAGTGATGCTCTCGCATCGATTGGCAGGAAAAACCATTGTAGCGCCTCCAGCGACGACGGCATTGGGTGGCATTTTGACGCATCTTGGTCGCGAGCAGCCCAAGTATCAGCCGTCGAACATTACGTGGGCGCATATTCCGCCGCTCGAGGACCCAAAGCAGAGAAAGCTCGTCAAACGAGCTCGGTACGAGGCGATGGCGGCGCGGGCGCTTTTGGATTTGGAGCCGTGGCGCGTGGCGGCGTTGTGA